In Treponema denticola, one genomic interval encodes:
- a CDS encoding aspartate ammonia-lyase, translated as MRREHDLLGELDIPEDAYYGIQTFRSVENFQITGLRLCDFPDFIKGLAYTKQAAAEANHELGYLSDEVYKAMIQACKEVAEGKFDKEFVVDMIQGGAGTSTNMNANEVIANRANEILGKAKGTYSPCHPNNHVNFAQSTNDAYPTAAKLGISLNTPALIDELKSLISSFRKKAQELGDNIKMGRTQLQDAVPMTLGQEFESYAASLESEIPQIQFARENLHTINMGATAIGTGINSDPNYTPKVTSHLAKISGLDLKAAKNMIAATNDTSDFVTYSSELKRLSAKLSKICSDLRLLSSGPRTGLYDISLPPMQPGSSIMPGKVNPVIPEVVNQVCYRVIGNDTAVVLAAESGQLELNVFEPVMIYSIFESIKLLINAMKTLRERCVTGIVGNYAHCKESVHRSIGLVTALNPVIGYEASSDIAKTALRDNRSVYDLVLERGLLSKEKLDEVLKPENMTKPKNMVKA; from the coding sequence ATGCGAAGGGAACATGACTTACTCGGAGAGTTGGATATTCCGGAAGATGCTTATTACGGTATTCAAACTTTCCGAAGTGTTGAAAATTTTCAAATTACAGGATTAAGGCTCTGTGATTTTCCCGATTTTATTAAGGGGCTTGCTTATACAAAGCAGGCAGCAGCCGAAGCTAACCATGAACTCGGCTATTTAAGCGATGAAGTTTACAAGGCTATGATTCAAGCTTGTAAAGAGGTTGCCGAAGGCAAATTCGACAAAGAATTTGTAGTCGATATGATTCAGGGCGGAGCGGGAACTTCTACCAATATGAATGCAAACGAAGTTATAGCCAACCGCGCAAACGAAATTTTAGGAAAGGCTAAGGGAACTTATTCGCCATGCCATCCCAATAATCATGTAAACTTTGCCCAGTCTACAAACGATGCCTATCCTACAGCTGCAAAGCTCGGCATCTCGTTAAATACACCGGCTCTTATAGATGAGCTTAAATCCCTCATTTCTTCTTTTAGAAAAAAAGCCCAAGAACTTGGAGACAATATCAAGATGGGAAGAACCCAGCTTCAAGATGCCGTACCCATGACTCTCGGCCAAGAATTTGAATCCTATGCCGCTTCTTTGGAAAGCGAAATTCCTCAGATTCAGTTTGCAAGGGAAAATCTTCACACCATAAATATGGGAGCTACCGCAATCGGAACAGGTATCAACTCGGATCCTAACTATACACCGAAAGTAACCTCTCATTTGGCAAAGATTTCGGGGCTTGATCTAAAGGCTGCAAAGAACATGATAGCCGCCACGAACGATACCTCCGACTTTGTAACATATTCTTCCGAGTTAAAGCGCCTTTCTGCAAAGCTTTCAAAGATATGCAGCGATTTACGCCTTCTTTCTTCGGGCCCCAGAACAGGACTTTACGATATAAGTCTTCCTCCGATGCAGCCCGGTTCTTCTATCATGCCCGGAAAGGTAAACCCCGTTATCCCTGAGGTTGTCAATCAAGTTTGCTATAGGGTTATCGGAAACGATACGGCTGTTGTTTTAGCTGCAGAATCGGGCCAGCTTGAGCTCAATGTTTTTGAACCCGTTATGATTTATTCTATCTTTGAGTCTATTAAACTTCTTATAAATGCAATGAAGACATTGAGAGAAAGATGCGTTACGGGCATTGTAGGAAACTACGCTCATTGTAAGGAGAGTGTTCACCGAAGCATCGGCTTGGTTACCGCCTTAAATCCAGTCATCGGTTATGAGGCATCCTCCGATATTGCAAAGACAGCCTTGCGTGATAACCGCAGCGTTTATGACCTTGTTTTGGAAAGAGGCCTTCTTTCAAAAGAAAAATTGGATGAGGTTCTAAAACCCGAAAACATGACAAAGCCTAAGAACATGGTAAAAGCTTAA
- a CDS encoding ABC transporter ATP-binding protein, protein MSHSDYVIEMRNIRKEFPGIVANDDISLCVKQGEIHAILGENGAGKSTLMSILFGLYHADRGEIYVKGNKVKINSPNDANDLGIGMVHQHFKLIHNFTVTENIILGKEGGFILNKKEAEKRIKELSDKYGLFIEPDALISNITVGMQQRVEILKMLYRNADILIFDEPTAVLTPQEINELMQIMRNLAAEGKAIILITHKLQEILDAADKCTIIRRGKLIDVVDVASTTKNELASKMVGRPVDFKVPKGPSNPGKPILEIKNLNVLKEKKLPAVSNFSLEVRAGEIVGIAGVDGNGQSELVYALSELMPVESGSIILDGKDITNFSVRKRAESGLGHVPEDRQKHGLVLQYSIAENMVIKSYYTKNFQKHGFLNKEKINFFAQKISEVFDVRSGSGIESKAGNLSGGNQQKAILGREITLDPPLLIAVNPTRGLDVGAIESIHKELVKHRDNGRAVLLISFELDEIFNLSDRIAVMHRGALSGIVRPEETTAEEVGLMMAGMGGKNE, encoded by the coding sequence TTGTCCCATTCTGATTATGTGATTGAAATGAGAAATATCCGCAAGGAATTTCCCGGAATCGTAGCAAACGATGATATAAGCCTGTGCGTTAAACAGGGAGAAATACATGCGATTTTGGGAGAAAACGGAGCGGGGAAGTCGACTCTGATGAGCATCCTCTTCGGGCTTTACCATGCCGATAGAGGAGAAATCTATGTAAAGGGAAACAAGGTAAAAATAAACAGCCCAAATGATGCAAATGATCTAGGGATAGGAATGGTGCATCAGCATTTTAAGCTCATCCATAATTTTACCGTAACCGAAAATATTATTTTGGGTAAAGAAGGCGGTTTTATCCTAAACAAAAAAGAAGCCGAAAAACGGATAAAAGAGTTAAGCGATAAATACGGTCTTTTTATTGAACCTGATGCTCTTATAAGCAATATCACTGTCGGTATGCAGCAAAGGGTTGAAATATTAAAAATGCTTTATAGGAATGCCGACATCCTAATCTTCGATGAGCCGACGGCAGTTTTAACCCCTCAAGAAATAAACGAACTTATGCAGATTATGCGGAACCTTGCCGCAGAAGGTAAGGCCATAATTCTTATTACCCATAAATTACAGGAAATTTTGGATGCAGCCGACAAGTGTACGATTATAAGGCGGGGAAAACTCATAGATGTTGTCGATGTGGCTTCTACAACCAAAAATGAACTTGCCTCCAAGATGGTGGGCCGTCCTGTAGACTTTAAGGTTCCGAAAGGGCCTTCAAATCCGGGAAAGCCGATTCTTGAAATTAAAAACTTAAACGTATTAAAAGAAAAAAAACTGCCTGCAGTAAGCAATTTTTCTCTTGAGGTCAGGGCAGGAGAAATCGTAGGTATAGCCGGCGTAGACGGAAACGGTCAAAGCGAGCTGGTCTATGCGCTTTCGGAGCTCATGCCGGTCGAGTCCGGCAGTATAATTTTAGACGGAAAAGATATTACAAACTTTTCCGTAAGAAAAAGAGCAGAATCGGGCTTAGGCCATGTTCCTGAAGACAGGCAAAAACACGGCCTTGTGTTACAGTATTCTATTGCCGAAAACATGGTCATAAAATCCTATTACACAAAAAACTTCCAAAAACACGGATTTTTAAATAAGGAAAAAATAAACTTCTTTGCTCAAAAAATCAGCGAAGTCTTCGATGTCCGCTCCGGTTCAGGTATAGAATCCAAAGCGGGAAATTTGAGCGGCGGTAATCAGCAAAAGGCGATTTTAGGAAGGGAAATTACCCTTGATCCGCCTCTTTTAATAGCGGTAAACCCTACGAGAGGACTTGATGTAGGAGCTATAGAATCTATCCACAAGGAACTCGTAAAACACAGGGATAACGGAAGGGCTGTTCTTTTAATTTCTTTTGAACTTGACGAAATATTTAACCTTTCAGATAGGATAGCAGTAATGCACAGGGGGGCTTTAAGCGGAATTGTACGCCCTGAAGAAACCACCGCCGAAGAAGTAGGGCTTATGATGGCCGGCATGGGAGGAAAAAATGAGTAA
- a CDS encoding phosphotransferase family protein, translating to MNELLELIENMEKPHVLCHIDLVPDNFIISDDDVHLIDWEYAAMCDPLIDIAMFAIYAYYDNTELENLMELYFQRKPEKDERLRIYCYVALSGFLWALWTCYKEALGVNFGDYGLKMYRYAKDYYKRVKEIR from the coding sequence ATGAATGAGCTTTTAGAATTGATTGAAAATATGGAAAAACCTCACGTTTTATGTCATATAGATCTTGTGCCTGATAATTTTATAATTAGCGACGATGATGTGCATTTAATTGACTGGGAATATGCGGCTATGTGTGACCCTCTCATAGATATAGCAATGTTTGCTATTTATGCCTACTATGACAATACCGAACTTGAAAATTTGATGGAGCTTTATTTTCAAAGAAAGCCTGAAAAAGATGAAAGGCTTCGTATCTATTGCTATGTCGCTCTTTCGGGTTTTTTATGGGCCCTTTGGACTTGTTATAAAGAGGCGCTAGGCGTTAACTTTGGAGATTACGGTTTAAAGATGTACCGGTATGCAAAGGATTATTATAAAAGGGTAAAGGAAATACGATAA
- a CDS encoding BMP family lipoprotein, with amino-acid sequence MKNIVKIFIGCLLILGVLTSCSKEEGKKALMVGMVTDAGTIDDKSFNQGTWEGIKKAEKDLGVKVKYLKPVGTTEADYIKEISNLYDSGYKFIICPGFKFETAVFKAQSKYKDAKFIIIDGNAHPADSYDAQNGPNTIGISFLENEAGFLAGVAAALQQKTGNFGFIGGMEIPAVQKFNWGWQQGIKYANENLGTKIEIYPENFIYQGGFSDIAAGQQIAASMYDRGVTVIHAAAGGVGVGVINEAKTRTQAGKKVWVVGVDVDQYAEGVIGDGSSIILTSAMKYLDKASYDMVKEELNGTFTGGRSLLFSVKENGVGIPAKNPNLSDDVQKKVNEIYQKIKKGEIVVSAAQGDLFK; translated from the coding sequence ATGAAAAATATTGTTAAAATTTTCATCGGTTGTCTTCTAATTCTTGGTGTGCTGACTTCTTGCAGCAAAGAAGAAGGCAAAAAGGCTTTGATGGTCGGTATGGTTACAGATGCCGGAACTATAGACGATAAATCCTTTAACCAAGGAACATGGGAAGGTATTAAAAAAGCTGAAAAAGATCTTGGTGTAAAGGTTAAATATCTAAAACCTGTCGGAACAACCGAAGCCGACTACATCAAAGAAATTTCAAACCTCTATGATTCAGGATATAAATTTATTATTTGTCCCGGATTTAAATTTGAGACGGCCGTATTTAAAGCTCAGTCCAAGTACAAGGATGCCAAGTTTATCATAATCGACGGAAATGCTCATCCTGCCGATTCATATGATGCCCAAAACGGACCTAATACAATCGGAATCAGCTTTTTAGAAAATGAAGCCGGTTTCTTGGCAGGTGTTGCCGCTGCTTTACAGCAAAAAACAGGAAATTTCGGCTTTATCGGCGGTATGGAAATCCCTGCTGTACAAAAATTTAACTGGGGATGGCAGCAAGGTATTAAATATGCAAACGAAAACCTCGGTACCAAAATTGAAATCTATCCTGAAAACTTTATATATCAGGGCGGATTTTCCGACATTGCAGCAGGTCAGCAGATTGCCGCTTCTATGTATGATAGGGGCGTTACCGTAATTCATGCTGCAGCCGGAGGTGTAGGTGTAGGCGTTATCAACGAAGCTAAAACCAGAACTCAGGCAGGAAAAAAAGTTTGGGTAGTAGGTGTCGACGTTGATCAATATGCAGAAGGAGTTATAGGAGACGGTTCTTCTATAATTCTTACATCTGCTATGAAGTATCTTGATAAGGCTTCATACGATATGGTTAAGGAAGAATTAAACGGAACATTTACAGGCGGACGCTCATTATTGTTCTCTGTAAAAGAAAACGGTGTTGGAATTCCTGCTAAAAATCCTAACCTTTCCGATGATGTTCAAAAAAAGGTAAATGAAATTTATCAAAAAATAAAGAAGGGTGAGATTGTAGTAAGTGCAGCTCAAGGCGATTTATTTAAATAA
- a CDS encoding GrdX family protein yields MQKDSQTNQRLIITNNPKVKAFYEEDRTGLKNRYALKFLDSRDEVFKTVRDLIHSNWKLLNHAMAGNIPLHKHPYRSMALEQQEKLDTNSLILWESAMERVKRGKTPPYPDDVLEDFQELDYNLFSGSVKF; encoded by the coding sequence ATGCAAAAAGATTCACAAACTAATCAAAGACTTATTATTACAAATAACCCTAAAGTTAAGGCCTTCTATGAAGAAGATAGAACGGGCTTAAAAAACCGTTATGCCCTTAAATTTTTGGATTCCCGAGATGAAGTTTTTAAGACGGTAAGGGATTTAATACATTCCAACTGGAAGCTCTTAAACCATGCCATGGCAGGAAATATTCCGCTTCATAAGCACCCTTATAGAAGCATGGCCTTGGAACAGCAGGAAAAGCTTGATACAAATTCTCTTATTCTTTGGGAATCGGCAATGGAAAGGGTAAAAAGAGGCAAAACGCCGCCCTACCCCGATGATGTCTTGGAAGATTTCCAAGAATTAGACTATAACTTGTTTTCAGGTTCGGTAAAATTTTAA
- a CDS encoding NTP transferase domain-containing protein: MKRRYFQIIKLMQKDKDISQRNIAKTLKISLAYVNKILFDMEHDGFLYTEGVPPFGKKRLTENALKAFEECKVDNAIIMAAGFGSRFVPLTYATPKGLLEVFGERMIERQIEQLKTAGINDITIVVGYLKETFEYLIDKYGVKFVYNPDFKN; encoded by the coding sequence ATGAAAAGAAGATACTTTCAAATTATAAAACTGATGCAAAAAGATAAGGATATTTCGCAAAGAAATATTGCTAAGACCTTAAAAATATCCTTGGCCTATGTGAATAAGATTTTATTTGATATGGAGCATGACGGTTTTTTGTATACCGAAGGAGTTCCGCCTTTTGGGAAAAAGCGGCTTACGGAAAATGCCTTAAAAGCTTTTGAGGAATGTAAGGTGGATAATGCAATTATTATGGCTGCCGGTTTCGGCTCGCGTTTTGTACCCTTAACCTATGCAACGCCTAAGGGCTTGTTGGAAGTATTCGGTGAAAGAATGATCGAAAGGCAAATTGAACAGCTGAAAACTGCCGGCATTAACGATATAACTATAGTCGTAGGCTATTTAAAGGAAACCTTTGAATATCTTATAGATAAGTACGGTGTAAAATTCGTATATAATCCTGACTTTAAAAATTAA
- a CDS encoding BCCT family transporter, giving the protein MMNTEDELGVKELELKDKNEIDWLITVLPLAVIICLTGLVLFFPVESMKVVDALWSVFVNKLGFFYILLGLGLVFTAIGLAVSRFGTVKLGNLEKPRYGNFTWGSMIFTSTMAADILYWSLIEWAYYFGESPFGLSSLSLAERQDWAAAYPLFHWGITPWAFHIVPAVAFAYMLHVRGRTKQKLSESCRPIFGNKIDGPIGKMIDVFSVIGLLAGTATTFSLATPLLSLAVSTIFGIPQGKILTLAILLIIAAVYTAAVLLGLKGISQLAKISVVSFCVLLGLVFIASPKIYVIETSITGIGKVIQNFFGMSTWMDPLRISGEGGAGFPQNWTIFYWAYWIAWFVATPFFIGKISEGRTIKNTIIGGLICGIAGTYCSFIILGNYGLHLQAHGIFDAASALKETDPSQVILQILNNLPYAKIVLGVLIITMIAFYSSTFDAITLVIASYSQKNLEKHSEPKKGLRAFWAVVFVMLPAALILVGTNLNQLQSLSIIAAFPLGIIIILIVISLFKELKHNGGYR; this is encoded by the coding sequence ATGATGAACACTGAAGATGAATTGGGTGTAAAGGAACTTGAATTAAAGGATAAAAATGAGATTGACTGGCTTATAACCGTATTACCCCTTGCAGTAATAATCTGCTTGACGGGATTGGTTCTTTTTTTTCCTGTAGAATCGATGAAGGTAGTTGATGCTCTTTGGTCTGTTTTTGTAAACAAACTGGGGTTTTTCTATATTTTGCTCGGCTTGGGTCTTGTTTTTACCGCCATAGGTTTAGCCGTTTCAAGATTCGGAACTGTAAAGCTGGGAAACCTTGAAAAACCGCGTTACGGGAATTTTACATGGGGTTCTATGATTTTTACCTCGACTATGGCAGCCGATATTCTTTACTGGTCGCTTATAGAGTGGGCATATTATTTTGGGGAAAGTCCCTTCGGACTGTCTTCTCTTTCATTGGCGGAAAGGCAGGATTGGGCCGCTGCCTATCCTCTATTCCATTGGGGAATAACACCATGGGCTTTTCATATAGTGCCTGCCGTAGCCTTTGCCTACATGCTCCATGTAAGGGGAAGAACAAAGCAAAAGCTGTCCGAAAGCTGTCGCCCTATTTTTGGGAATAAGATTGACGGTCCTATAGGAAAGATGATAGATGTTTTTTCCGTAATAGGATTATTGGCCGGAACTGCTACAACATTTTCGCTTGCAACTCCTCTTTTGTCTTTGGCTGTTTCTACTATTTTTGGGATCCCTCAAGGGAAGATTTTGACACTTGCCATTCTTCTTATAATAGCTGCCGTCTACACGGCTGCCGTTTTATTGGGCTTAAAGGGGATTTCTCAGCTTGCAAAGATTTCGGTTGTTTCTTTTTGTGTTCTTCTAGGTCTTGTCTTTATAGCCTCACCCAAAATCTATGTAATTGAGACAAGCATAACGGGAATCGGAAAGGTTATTCAAAACTTTTTCGGTATGTCCACATGGATGGACCCATTGCGTATTTCCGGAGAAGGCGGGGCGGGCTTCCCTCAAAACTGGACAATATTTTATTGGGCTTATTGGATAGCATGGTTTGTTGCAACTCCTTTCTTTATAGGAAAAATTTCGGAAGGCCGTACAATAAAAAATACCATAATCGGCGGTCTTATCTGCGGTATAGCGGGGACTTATTGCTCTTTTATAATCCTTGGAAATTACGGGCTTCATTTACAGGCTCATGGAATATTTGATGCGGCTTCTGCTTTAAAGGAAACGGATCCTTCTCAAGTTATCTTGCAAATTCTTAACAACCTTCCTTATGCAAAAATAGTTTTAGGTGTTTTGATAATTACGATGATAGCCTTTTATTCGAGTACCTTTGATGCAATTACTTTGGTAATAGCTTCCTATTCTCAAAAGAACCTTGAAAAACACTCGGAGCCTAAAAAGGGCTTAAGGGCATTTTGGGCTGTAGTTTTTGTAATGCTTCCTGCAGCCTTAATCCTTGTGGGAACTAATTTAAACCAGCTTCAAAGTCTTTCGATTATAGCCGCCTTTCCTTTAGGAATTATAATAATATTGATAGTTATAAGTCTTTTTAAGGAACTAAAACATAACGGAGGATATAGGTAA
- a CDS encoding alanine/glycine:cation symporter family protein codes for MEQFLQNLTSLVSSANGFIWGVYFLIPLLCGTGLFFTIRLGGVQFTKFGAGWKRLFGNFSLSGKEAGKHGMSSFQAVATAIAAQVGTGNLVGAMTALIMGGPGAIFWMWLAALAGMATNFAEASIAQIYKTKDDSGQTVGGPAYYISAGLKNKVGEGFAKFLAGFFAIAIILALGFMGNMVQANSISDAFQNAFHIPTWITGAVLAVIAGIIFMGGVKRIASVTEKVVPIMAIVYIVVGLIVIIINAAQIPEMFAMIFKGAFNPKAVWGGALGFGMGRAVRYGVARGLFSNEAGMGSTPHAHAVADVKHPVEQGVLGIVAVFIDTFIVLNITVFTVLSSGVVQFEGGEATMKGIKLVQEAFAQHLFGSTFGYLFIAVCLFFFAFSTIIGWYYFGETNIRYLFGTKGLIPYQLLVVIFIFVGSLLKIDLVWELTDFFNGIMVIPNLIALLFLSGTVAKVLRDYNKGLPYDASQYK; via the coding sequence ATGGAACAATTTTTACAAAATCTTACAAGCCTTGTTTCGTCGGCTAACGGATTTATCTGGGGTGTTTACTTCCTCATTCCGCTTCTATGCGGTACCGGTTTGTTCTTTACAATCCGGTTAGGAGGAGTACAGTTTACAAAATTCGGAGCAGGCTGGAAACGCCTTTTCGGTAACTTTTCATTAAGCGGAAAAGAAGCCGGAAAGCACGGAATGAGCTCTTTCCAAGCTGTAGCTACAGCTATTGCAGCACAGGTAGGAACAGGAAACCTAGTAGGAGCCATGACAGCCCTCATCATGGGCGGTCCCGGAGCTATCTTCTGGATGTGGCTTGCAGCTCTTGCAGGTATGGCAACGAACTTTGCTGAAGCTTCTATTGCTCAAATTTACAAAACAAAGGATGATTCGGGGCAAACAGTAGGAGGTCCTGCATACTATATTTCTGCAGGTCTAAAAAATAAGGTAGGAGAAGGCTTTGCAAAATTCCTTGCAGGTTTCTTTGCCATAGCCATCATTCTTGCTCTCGGATTCATGGGTAACATGGTTCAGGCTAACTCAATTTCGGATGCCTTCCAGAATGCTTTCCATATTCCTACATGGATTACAGGTGCAGTTCTTGCAGTAATTGCCGGTATTATTTTCATGGGCGGTGTTAAGCGAATTGCTTCGGTTACGGAAAAAGTAGTTCCCATCATGGCTATTGTTTACATTGTGGTCGGTCTTATAGTCATTATCATCAATGCAGCTCAGATCCCCGAAATGTTTGCTATGATCTTTAAAGGTGCATTTAATCCCAAGGCTGTTTGGGGCGGAGCTCTCGGTTTCGGAATGGGAAGAGCAGTACGTTACGGTGTTGCACGAGGTCTTTTCTCTAACGAAGCAGGTATGGGTTCTACACCTCATGCCCACGCTGTTGCCGACGTAAAACACCCCGTAGAACAGGGTGTACTTGGTATCGTTGCCGTATTTATAGACACTTTCATCGTTTTAAACATTACTGTATTTACCGTTTTAAGCTCAGGCGTTGTACAATTTGAAGGAGGCGAAGCCACAATGAAGGGAATTAAGCTCGTTCAAGAAGCTTTCGCACAGCACTTGTTCGGATCCACATTCGGCTATCTTTTCATTGCCGTATGTCTTTTCTTCTTTGCTTTCTCAACCATCATCGGTTGGTACTACTTCGGAGAAACAAACATCAGATACTTATTCGGAACAAAGGGACTTATTCCCTATCAGCTTCTGGTAGTTATCTTCATCTTTGTCGGAAGCTTGCTTAAGATTGACTTGGTTTGGGAATTGACCGACTTCTTTAACGGAATCATGGTTATACCGAACCTTATAGCCTTGCTATTCTTAAGCGGAACCGTTGCTAAAGTCTTACGAGACTATAACAAGGGCCTCCCCTACGACGCAAGTCAGTACAAATAA